GGCGAGCAAGCCTCCTTTCCTCCTCGTCCACATCCTCCCATTCGGTTGGCGGTGACCAGCGACAGCAAGCTGGCCATGACCGAGCCGCATCGACTGCTTCAAGGAGATGCTAACAGCCATGCGGCGGGCTCCGGTAGCAGTCGGCTTGCAGCATATATTGCTGTCGTCTACGCCTGGATCCCCTCCTCGATGGCCATCCCCACATCGACGCCTGCGCTCTCTGCACCATCTCCGCGTCTGCTTGCTGCACCTGCAGGCTCTGTGAGCATGACGTAGGGGTGGGTGAGGGTGAGAAGAAGGCACGAGATGTAGCATGTGGCAGCCTCATCTTCTTTCGCGACACCGCATCACTTGAGCCCATCCAGACCCGCGTTGGCTTCTTTCGCCCGTGAGAACAAGAGTCTGCGTGAAAGATGGCATCCGTGTTGTTGCCAGCCGCCGGCAGAGAGAAGATGAAAGAAATCGGCCGTGGTCGAAGAATAAATAGGGACGcaatggaggagaagaacGGCAAATAACAACGACTGTCGTTAATGGCTATTATGGAAAAAATGAACCGAAGCCGCACAGGCACCACCATTAAAGACAGGGCACACCGTCGCTCGGGAGCGCAGCGGCAGTTTCGGCTGAGGCAGCGCAAGGGGTTAACgaccaagtttttttttctcgtgcgGTACAAAGATACCTTGGGCTTGTGGGCCACAGACCGGCCCAATTGATGCATTTGCTTCGATTTTtctggcggagcagcggcccAGCCAACGGGCACGAGGCCCAGGCGCATTCGGACGGCCGGATATAGCCAAAAAAACGATCGGACGGCTGAAAGGGGTGATGGCCTGAGAACGCTCGGAGTCCGTCCCATTTTGTTGTCTCTAATATGTGCAACGCCTACAAAACCTGCTGCCACGCGATCCTTCCTCATCACCGTCACCCACCTGTGTGCCCTATAAGGCTATATGTCTCTTGTGCCGTGCAGACCCCTCGATTAATTCCCGTCCGCTGCTAGATCGACCGCCGCCTGCTGACTCAGAGAAATCGATGCTCCCTTCGCTCGGCCGCTGCCGCTTGCTAACTCGCAGAAATTGTTGCTAATTGGGTGTTGGGCGCCTAAGCAGGCCTTACGCGGGCTTTTTGGCGCGCGAGCGAGCGAAAGGCAGCGCGCAGGAGAACCGCGCCTCAAAGCGTTTCGCGCCAGGATTTTTTCCATTAGATCTGATCCAATGTTTCTTTTCCTGTAAAATGAGAACGATAGGAAGCAAATCCTATGGAACACGGTTTCCTATTCCTGCATTCCAAATGGCAGGAAGGAAAGTTTTCCTACAAAAACCCTATCTCACAAAAATCCTGTGTGGATCCCGTGTTCCAAACGGGCCCTTCGTCTCTTCGAAATGCCGCACCGGCTGTGATGATGTGTGCACGGTTTGTTCCGAGAAAGATGacaagtttttttctttaaaaattGAGCCACTAAAAAAAGGTTCGCAGATGATAACACTGTAGCGCAGAACACGCCTCGTCCCGGCTGATAGTATTATTTCTACCTCCAACAAACTATGTACAATGCAGATCATATTAATTTCCATCATGACATATatttactagtactagtagatTATTAGTACAGCTgattagcaaaaaaaaagaggggaaTGTCAAGcccaaaaaggaagaaagaaaatagatCTCTCACAAATCCATCCATCCGTGTATCACATCACGAATGAGACAATCTCAAGCTCCGGCAGCAGGCCCGCCGCTTGCTGCTACTCGTCCACTTCACTCACTGCTCTCCACTCGACTGGATCCATCCAGGTAGCAAGAGATTTCGGCTCCCGTTCTCCGCGACCGAACAAAAAATCACTTTATATACGGATAGGAGGAAAAACGATCGGTACTCGAGAGCTAGCTAATTAATGGAGCGCGCTCATGGCGTCCTCGTCGGCCTAGTACTTGATCTCCTCGGCTTCGGCGTCCGCGGCAATGgcgtcctcgtcgtcttcatcgtcctcgccctcgccttcctcctcgaTGCTCTCCGACCTCtccctcccgccgccaccgccgccgccgctcccccgGCCCTCGGACTCCGGCGACGCCGCCACCGGGTGGTGCACCTTgtaggcggcggccggcggggccaTAGCGCGGCcgtgcgccatggccgggtgcgggtggtggtgctgctgctgctgcaggtggtggtggtgcgcggcggcggagtggtAGTactcctgcgccgccgccgaggacaccgccgccgtgtAGTGCGTCTGCGTGGCCGGGTGCGCGCCGTAGAtggccgccggccccgccgccgcctgcgccgcctgcgccgcgtAGTCCGGCGGCATCCATATGCCCCCCAGCACCACCAACTGCGGCGCGCCGGCAGGgggagcagccggcgcctgcaTCGGCCGCCGCGTGTGCAGCCTGTACTTCTGCTCCCCACACAAGCACAACAAGAACATATACACTTTCAGATCCACACGCACCAATGACCCATCTGATTGTATAATCATGCATGCTGCTCGTAATTAAAGTGGTTCATCATGCATAATTACCAGTGGAATGGAAGGGATACAGTACGTTCAGATCAGAATGCAGCAGCAGGCAGGGTATGATGATCATGATGATATGATGGGATTATAATTGCGTACCTGGAGATGGCTTTTCACCTCATCATTGGTCAATCCGTCCACCTTCATCAGCTCCCGGATCTGCTTCGGGGTCGCCACTTTAATCCCAATTTTGCAAACCAACAAAGCAGATTTATTTGTCTTCAGTACGTACCCACATGTAATTATAGTTCCCCTTTGATGTATCTTTAAGGCGAGATtacacatgtatatatatgtaccttGAGCGCCGCCGAGGATTTGGAGCGCATTGACGAAGCGGCGGTGCAGCTCCGGCGACCAGCACCGCCGTGCCTTCCGGTTCGTCTGCGGCGCTGCCGCGGCTGTCGTCGTCTGCGACCCGTTCTGCAGTACGTCGTCGTCTCTCCTCGCGACGGCCAGGCCgttgttgccgccgccgccagcgtcaTGGTGAAGATACGGCTTCTTGTCCCCAGAGGCAGACAGACCATTGTTGATTCCGACCAAGGCGTCCTTCTCGGCGCCGGGCGCGAGGGCGAGCTCCGGAAGCAGCGCGGCCGGGCTATGATCCGCCGTCGTCGTGATCATCTCCTTGGTGAACGGGAGGAACGCGCCGCCGTTGCCCCGGGTGCCGGCATCGAGAGGCGGGTGCTCGGAGCGCTCCTTGGGCGTCTGCGGGGCGTccgccgacgacggcggcggcccgttCCAGAGCTGCGCCGACACCATCCAGCTCGCTTTCGGGTTCTCCGACGCCGCCTGCTGATTCTGGTCCGCCGCGTCGATGTTCTTGCTCAGCGGTATGAACTCTTCCAGCACCAGCGGCGCCCTGCCTGGCCCCGCCGTGCCGCCATGGCTGCTCCCCATCTGGCACGCCTCCAGCTGCTGCCTGTACGCCTCCATGgctgcatatatgcatgtatgcacattaacatttgcatgcatgcaaatcgCATATATGTAGACAAGTCAATTAATTGGTTACCTTGGTTGAGGAGCTGCATGCAGAGGGGGAGCTCGCGCTTGAAGGCGTCGATCTTGAGCCGCTCGTCGTCCAGCCGGGAAAGGAACTCCTGCAGCTTCTGgaccgtcgtcgtcgccgacgcttgctccgccgccgtcagATGGTGCTGCTCCACCACCAGCGGCGCTTGCTTCGGGGTCATCGgatgcccgccgccgccaccgccgttgccgttgccgttggGAGTGTAGTCTAGGGTTAGGTCAGAAGGAGAAGAATCCATGTCGTCGAACACCTACACGTACGTTACACGTTCTGTCGTCAAGGTGCGGCGAGTCTAGGGACCGAGAAGCTCTAGCTGGTATATTTTCTTGGATATATATCAAGTGTGTTGGGAACTTGAGAGAGGGGGAATGAATGTGAGGTAGTGTCAAGTGTGTTTGATGTGGGGGGATCGGAGGGGGGAATCGGCTTGTTTTAAAGGGTGGGTTTTGGGAGCTAGCGAGGGAAGCGAGAATAAATAAAGTTGGACTTAGATGTGGTGAAAAGCAAAAGCTGTGTATCAGCAGTTGTACAGTATCATCTTAGCTAGTAGAGGTATATATAGAGAGGGATAAAGCAAAGGGCATGGTAACTTCTTGCAAAGATCAAAGGCGCAAAAGCGAGTAATCTTctgcatgcatccatgcagGAGGTTTCATGCATGTCCTGTACAAGCACTGTCCTAGAGCTTGGCTACAAGTCTAGCACAACGTACTTCACCGATTCTCTCCCCCCTCTATCTCTTTCTCTcgcctcttttttttcgaaaagggggaaagccccggcctctgcatcaatcgatgcacacagccattttATTACGAAATTCAGTGTCATAAAAATACAGTTTATGCATCACTTCAAGTTGACAAAAAAATCAGCCATCGGAATAAAA
The Brachypodium distachyon strain Bd21 chromosome 2, Brachypodium_distachyon_v3.0, whole genome shotgun sequence genome window above contains:
- the LOC100822315 gene encoding transcription factor NIGTH1, with amino-acid sequence MDSSPSDLTLDYTPNGNGNGGGGGGHPMTPKQAPLVVEQHHLTAAEQASATTTVQKLQEFLSRLDDERLKIDAFKRELPLCMQLLNQAMEAYRQQLEACQMGSSHGGTAGPGRAPLVLEEFIPLSKNIDAADQNQQAASENPKASWMVSAQLWNGPPPSSADAPQTPKERSEHPPLDAGTRGNGGAFLPFTKEMITTTADHSPAALLPELALAPGAEKDALVGINNGLSASGDKKPYLHHDAGGGGNNGLAVARRDDDVLQNGSQTTTAAAAPQTNRKARRCWSPELHRRFVNALQILGGAQVATPKQIRELMKVDGLTNDEVKSHLQKYRLHTRRPMQAPAAPPAGAPQLVVLGGIWMPPDYAAQAAQAAAGPAAIYGAHPATQTHYTAAVSSAAAQEYYHSAAAHHHHLQQQQHHHPHPAMAHGRAMAPPAAAYKVHHPVAASPESEGRGSGGGGGGGRERSESIEEEGEGEDDEDDEDAIAADAEAEEIKY